In the genome of Massilia sp. UMI-21, the window ATGAAGGAGACCACGAAACCGGGGATGATCGGCACGATCAGCACGATGCTGATCATGGTCTGCGCTTCCTTGAAGGTCTTGGAATTCATCGCCAGCGCAATGTGCAGCGCACCGCCCAGCAGTGCGAGCGGCACCGTCACCAGGCAGACCAGCATCAGTTCGCCCCAGCCCAGGCTCCAGGACATGCCGAGCTCCTCCAGCGGCAGCCAGCGCAGGATCATGTGCGCCAGCATCAGTTCGAGGGTAACGCCGACGATGCCCAGCGTGCTCGCGGCCAGCCACTTGCCGCATACCAGTTCCCAGGTCTTGGCCGGCTGCGCCATCAGCACTTCGAGCGAGCGGCGCTCGCGTTCGCCGGCGGTGCTGTCGACCGCCGCCGACATGCTCAGCATGAAGGCCGGGAAGAACAGGATGCCGATGATGCTGCCGATCAGGGCGGCCGAACGCGAGGCGTTGGTGCCGGTGTCGTAGCGCTGCACCTGGATCGGCGACAGCGCCACCGGCGACACGCCGTGCGCCAGCAGGCGCGCACCGGCGATGTTGGCGCCATAGGCCTCCAGCACGTCTTCCACGTCCCTGCGCTGGCGGTCGCGGTCCGAGGCCGAGTCGTACCAGATCTCGACCCGCGCCGGGCGCATCGCGTAGTAGTTCTCGGTGAAGTCGTCCGGCAGGCGCAGCACCGCAACCGCCTTCTTGGCGCGCAGCAGTTCGCCGATCGCGTCCTCGTCCATCGGCGCGGTGTCCTGGACCGTGATGTTCTTCTGGCCCAGCTGCGACATCAGGGTCGGCGCCTTGGCGCCCCCGATCACCGCCAGCTCGATGCCCTCGCGCTCGGTCTTGGTGCTCTTCTCGATCCCCTGGTGCAGCATGAGGCCGATCATGGCGGGGTACAGCAGCGTGAACATGGCGAGCATGCCGAGCGAGCGCTTGTCGCGCAGCGTCTCGCGCAGCTCTTTCCAGTAGATGACCCACATCTTGGTTTTCATGCGATTCCTTCCTCGGTGCCGACCAGGCTGACGAAGGCGTCTTCCAGGTTGGCGATGCCGGTGCGCCGGCACAATTCTTCGGGCGAGCCCTGGGCCACGGTATGGCCGCCGGCGATCACGATCACGTCCTCGCACAGGGCGGTCACTTCCTGCATCACGTGGGTCGCCATGATCACGCAGCAGCCGTCCGCGCGCAGGGCGTTCAGGGCGGTGCGCAGCGCGCGCGTGCTCATCACGTCCAGGCCGCGGCTCGGTTCGTCGAGCAGCAGGTGGCGCGGGCGGTGCAGCAGGGTGCGCGCCAGCGCCACCTTGATGCGCTGGCCCTGCGAAAAGCCCTTGGTGCGGCGATGCAGGATCTCTTCCATGCCCAGCAGCTCGGACACCTCCCCGATGCGCTGGTCGAGCGCGGCGCGGTTCATGCCGTTCAGTTCGCCGAAGTAGACCAGGTATTCGCGGGTGCTGAGGCGCTCGTACAGCCCGAACTGGTCGGTCAGGAAGCCGATATTGCGGCGCACTTCCATCGGGTCCTTTTCCGGATCGACGCCGTCGATCGCGATGCTGCCGTGGTCGCGCTTGAGCAGGCCGACCAGGGTGCGCAGCAGGGTGGTCTTGCCGGCGCCGTTGGGGCCGAGCAGGGCCGTGATCTGGCCGTCGCGGGCGGTAAAACTGACGCCGCCCAGCGCCTGGACGGCGCCGAACTTCTTGCGTACATCGTGGACTTCAATCATGTTCTGTGCCTTATGGTTGCGGGCCGGCGCTGCCGAGCTGGAAGGTCGGGGGCGGAATCTCTTTCAGGCAGCTCGCGTCGAGCTTTTCCTGCGGCTTGTCCAGAAATGCGCGCAGCAGGCGCGGCGCGCAGCCGAGCTGCGAGACGCCGTGGCCGGCATTGGCGACCACCACGTGCTGGGCGTGGCGCATGTACCTGGCCGCGCTTTCGGCGCGGCGCGGCGGCGTGACCGGGTCGAGCGCGCCGGACAGCAGCAGGGCCGGGGCATCGATGCGCGCCGGCTCCCGGTACGGCACCGCCGGCACGTTCATCTGCTTGCAGAAGGCCGGCATCTGCTTTGCCAGGGTCTTGGTCAGCTTGCCCGCATCGGAGGCGAGCAGCTCGGGCGTCAGGCGCGGAACGTCTTCGGCGCACACCACGGCCAGGTGCAGCAGCATCGCCATCTGGCTGTCGCCGCCGAAATCGCCCGCCAGGTTCTGGCGCGCGATGAAGGGCTGCCAGCGTCCCTGCGCCGCGTTATGGACCAGGAAGGGCAGGCGGCGGGCGTCGGCCGGGGAGTACAGGATGTTGTGCACGGTGCCCAGGAAGCGCGCCGCGGTCATGGTGATCTCGACCGGCTGCGCGGTGCGCGGGTTGGCCAGCGACAGCTTGAGCGGGCCGGCTTCGAGCTTCGCGACCAGGCCGTCGAACTGCGCGCGCAGGTTCGGGAAGGCCTTGTTGCAGCTGGCCTCGGCGGCGCACTGCGCGAACATCTTGTCGAGGGCGGCGTGGGCGTCGAGGGAGCCGGCCTGGATCACCTGGTCGGGCGCGGCGACGCCGTCGAGCACCAGGCTGCGCACGCTGGCAGGATACAGGCGGGCATAGGCCTGGCCGAGCCGGGTGCCATAGGAACCGCCCCAGACGTTGACGGCGCCGTAGCCGAGCGCGCGGCGCACCAGTTCGGTGTCGCGGGCGGCGGCATCGGTGGTGTAGGCGGCATACGGGGCCTTGGTGGCGGCGATGCAGGCGTGCACCTCCGCTTCCAGCTGCTGCTCGGTCATGTGCTCGTGCTCGGGCTTGCTCTTGCAATCGAGCTTGCCCGAACGGCCGGTGCCGCGCTGGTCGAGGAACACGATGTCGCGGGTAGCCCGGACACGGCTGAAGGCGGTCCTCAGGATCCCGACCACGTCGCTGCCGGCCTGGCCGGGGCCGCCGGCCAGCACGAACAGCGGGTCGCCGCGCGTGCCCCTGCGGTGCGCCGGGGCGACGGTGACATGCAGCTTGATCTTGCCGGCGGCCGGATTGGCATGGTCGAGCGGGACGTCGAGGGTGATGCAGCGCAGGGTATCGACGACGCCGGGCAGATGGCAGCTGCGGCTGGTGGTGGCC includes:
- a CDS encoding ABC transporter permease; the protein is MKTKMWVIYWKELRETLRDKRSLGMLAMFTLLYPAMIGLMLHQGIEKSTKTEREGIELAVIGGAKAPTLMSQLGQKNITVQDTAPMDEDAIGELLRAKKAVAVLRLPDDFTENYYAMRPARVEIWYDSASDRDRQRRDVEDVLEAYGANIAGARLLAHGVSPVALSPIQVQRYDTGTNASRSAALIGSIIGILFFPAFMLSMSAAVDSTAGERERRSLEVLMAQPAKTWELVCGKWLAASTLGIVGVTLELMLAHMILRWLPLEELGMSWSLGWGELMLVCLVTVPLALLGGALHIALAMNSKTFKEAQTMISIVLIVPIIPGFVVSFMDLKTADWMYMVPMLSNQTLVTEMSKAGSLGALPYLMTFLCAAIPAVLIIAFSSWRMKSERYVLAV
- a CDS encoding ATP-binding cassette domain-containing protein yields the protein MIEVHDVRKKFGAVQALGGVSFTARDGQITALLGPNGAGKTTLLRTLVGLLKRDHGSIAIDGVDPEKDPMEVRRNIGFLTDQFGLYERLSTREYLVYFGELNGMNRAALDQRIGEVSELLGMEEILHRRTKGFSQGQRIKVALARTLLHRPRHLLLDEPSRGLDVMSTRALRTALNALRADGCCVIMATHVMQEVTALCEDVIVIAGGHTVAQGSPEELCRRTGIANLEDAFVSLVGTEEGIA
- a CDS encoding alpha/beta fold hydrolase, with translation MAASAAGTPAWAAASTAPATAVPATTSRSCHLPGVVDTLRCITLDVPLDHANPAAGKIKLHVTVAPAHRRGTRGDPLFVLAGGPGQAGSDVVGILRTAFSRVRATRDIVFLDQRGTGRSGKLDCKSKPEHEHMTEQQLEAEVHACIAATKAPYAAYTTDAAARDTELVRRALGYGAVNVWGGSYGTRLGQAYARLYPASVRSLVLDGVAAPDQVIQAGSLDAHAALDKMFAQCAAEASCNKAFPNLRAQFDGLVAKLEAGPLKLSLANPRTAQPVEITMTAARFLGTVHNILYSPADARRLPFLVHNAAQGRWQPFIARQNLAGDFGGDSQMAMLLHLAVVCAEDVPRLTPELLASDAGKLTKTLAKQMPAFCKQMNVPAVPYREPARIDAPALLLSGALDPVTPPRRAESAARYMRHAQHVVVANAGHGVSQLGCAPRLLRAFLDKPQEKLDASCLKEIPPPTFQLGSAGPQP